From Oryzias latipes chromosome 18, ASM223467v1:
gtatgtgctatcttagatgaccccaccctgacattgacgtgttctccctaccatgacaaaggtgaataaaggtggaaagatttcatgtaatccatggacaccagtgaagatcacaaatcattgaagaaaaaaggttcagagcactgtctagtgggtctagatgacccaactcccaatgttaaagtgccttggatagcacaagggttacgtgttTTTTCTAGCGGATCAATAACCAAaggttaaaggttgcagacccctgaatTATACCATCAAAACTGATGTCGTGGACATACTTCTGATTAAATCTTTCATATTATATCAATTCAGTCCAAACATATTCATCTTTGTAGAGCCTATAGGAACGCAAATATCGCATGTGCTCATTCTGACCGCTGACCGGCCCTTTGGAACCAAAGGGAAGGAAGTATATTGAGGTTTCCGGGAAGTCCTCCCTGTTTGACTCACAGGAGAGGACGCTCCACCACCCGTTTCTTCATCTGCCAGGAAGTTTAAGCATGTTTGCATTATTTATTACTGGACGCCGGCATTGTGACGTTGAGTGGAATGCACGGCATTCCTCAAAAAGTATATTTGGAAACCGATAAGCCAAATATAGCTCAGGTTTACGTGGCGTGGGAGTTTTGTAAATCTGTAGCAGACGTGCTTAAGGATCCACTTTTAAGCACAGACCTACAGAACTGAGAGGAGGATGGGTGGTCTTCAGGTCAGGCTGAGGGAGCTTTAAGGGAACATTGTCTGCAATGCAAAGCTGAAGACCCTGTTGGCGGCTTTGTCGCACTGTTTGCTTAAAGCACTGTTTGCTTATGTCTGAGCCAACATGAGAGAGAGAGCGAAAGGAGACAAGGTACGTGCTGCGAGCCATGCTCCACGATCACAGAAAAGGATTGGGGTGGGAGGTGAGGGATGTGCGGGGGCAGGGGTGTCCAGCCACAGTGGCTCCTGGTGTGGAATGGGACGCAGCGACCGAATCTGGGAATCATGGGAGTCGGGGATGAACCCTCGTGCACTTGGTTAACCAACAAAGACCACCAGGTTGGACAAACAACACGCTGGGTGGGCTGTATTATGCATCAGAGGCAGTGAAAGTGGACATCTAtggccccttttttttttttatacgtcTTGCTTTCTTATCCAGGTTTTTTGGGCTCTCGGCCAATTAGGTCTCCTCCTCTGGCGCGACACAAGACAGGAAGCTGACATAAAAGAATGAGGTGACTGAATGAAAGCGACACAGGAGCCAAGACGGGAGCTCAGACAGTAGCCACCGACGCGGTCGGAAGCGATTGTTGATCTCACGGTCCTATTCAATTTATTACGAGAAACTGTACGAAATGACAGCCACTGAGCTTTAAAAATACCCTTATGGAATCCTGGATAGTTAACAGCACAACAATGCAGCAGTTATCAGGAATGGAAAGAGAAACACTTAACTCTGTATTCTGTGTCTTGACCTATTGGTGGAATCGGTACATTTCTATctaattcttttatttaaaaaaaaaaaaaaaggtaattccCTTCCAAATATTGTGGAGAAAATTTGACATCATCCACCACAGAATCTGCTGAATCCCTTATGGGGGccatagggttgctggagcctatcccttcTGCTGTTGGATAAAGGCGGAGTACATCCTGAACGGGTAGCCAGTCTGTCAACAGGGCCACACTCACAGGCACTCCTCAGGGCAGCtcagcccttgtgctatcttagatgaccccaccctcacattgacgtgttctccctaccatgacaaaggtggataaaggtggaaagatttcatgtaatccatggacaccagtgaagatcacaaatcattgaagaaaaaaggttcagagcactgtctagtgggtctagatgacccaactcccaacgttaagaaacgttgaagtgcctaggatagcacaagggttacagagttTTGActatgggaggaagccagagtgaccggagaaaacccactgaTACATGCCAACTTCAACCAAATAGGTCTCAGCTGGGATTTTAACCAGcgtggggcggccgtggtgcagaggcaAGAGCTGTCCACCTCTTTTTTTGGAAGATTTCAGGTTTGCCGGGCCCACGCATGGAAGTGCTCTTGTGCAAGACCCCGAACCCCAGATTGCTCCTGGTGATTATGTTACCTAGTAACACTTTGTGACGTAAAGTGGGGTTACACTTAATGTTAGTAACACTTTACGTTTGTAACACTTTGTAACATAAAGTTCATAACAccggcacagaggagattgattgacaatagTCGACAGCCagtcaggacgcagaacacaatcctctgccaaaaaaaataaagcatgcaaaattgcaccaaaaaaatctgcaaaacagaaagAGGAACGCCGATGCAGCGAGGGACCACTGCGAGATCTACATCACTCCCATTGTGGTTTGTGGCATTCAAGGGTCTTCTGCTCAGACGTGCATTTGTGCTTTAGTTTCAGACAGATTCCAGAGCATCATGACATTAAGAGTTCTTTGAAAACATACAAGCAAAAGACGCCCAAACCATCAACCTTCTACCACAATACTCCACAGTGGGTTTAAAGACTTTATGCCGATGACCTTTAACAACAAATAAACTGCTTTATTTTTAGATTGCATAAGCGGTGCTGCCATGGACTCGTTTAGCACGCTGACAACACCTGTGGGGTCAGGAACACCCTCCTCCAAGGTAAGATGAAAAAGGAGAtatttatgattttcttttgcTGTAGAAAGACCTTTATGAATGATTACAaccctttttttcaaactgatgtATATAGGTTTGATTGGCTGCCCCCCCCCATCACAACCAACTGAAAGTAATGTGTCTTTATGGAGGAAAACTGCAGACCAATGGTCCAAATATGTCACAGTAATTTACATCTTAAACTTTCCAAATCTTGtcctataacccttgtgccatcttaggcactttgacattgggatttgggtcatctaaacccactagacagtgctctgaaccttttttcttcaatgatttgtgattttcactggtgtccatggattacatgaaatctttccacctttatccacctttgtcatggtagggagaacatgtcaatgtaagggtggggtcatctaagatagcacaagggttaagaccctctctgatgaaaattgtgtatttagtgtctttaacatgttctcgtggcatttatctgatgatggaggaaaaatatTAAGGAAAattggctaaaaattgcatttcagagtgtTTATTTGtgcaaatcgttgtgaatcaggagcagacaaaaaaatggagTTTGATAAAGATGGTGTTTGTGACAGAACCTGAGTGGAAGGACTTCTGAGATGGAAGAAAGTCCATATatctggatttaaaaacattttgaatgtacCTTCACTTCTGCACGTCCACCCCTCTCCCACGTGTCGGCTAACCTCTCACGCCGTCTCTGTCTTTTTCTGTCAGCCTCACACCTCTTATCAAACCCGACCGCTCAACACTTTCTTAGTTCTACTTCATAATCTGCCCCCTCTTTTGGCCGCCCTTCCAGGTATTTCCTGTTCGAAGCCACGTCCGCGTACTACGCCACCACTGGAAAAGGCTAAATCTTTCTGTATGTGATGAAAcccaaatttatttacaatgatgacgacaaaaaaaagaagtttttactcaatgtttttttttaaagtgatgctaaattaagtggagtcctggattaAATGGTACATTGTGAATTAGCGACATATGTTAGTTTTGCTTTTATCCTCACATTCTAGTGACCATCAGTCTGTTTAAAGATGGAAATCAGCCTTAAAGGCTACAATCTTTACATTTGAAACGTATACGTCACATTTAGATACGCTAACCCTGTCTTAAACATTCAGTTGGGGACAAACTTGACCTTATCTTGACCCTGTGACCATCTCACCACGTCCTCCTCATGTCTTATTAGTGAAAATGACGTCAGGGTTACAGATTTTTATAAGTCTTTAATTCTTAAACTacagattcttttttaaatataaccaTAGATCAGACTTCACCTGACGGCACTGCGGAGGACCTGATCAGTGGCGTGAAGAAGTTCTTGTTAATGTCCTGGTTTTAATGTTTCATGCCTTAAAAGCAGTTTAACTATTGGACAAAATAAACTCTAAATGGgtctttacatttacatttatgttttgtgaGCATCAAACATTAGATTTGAAACACAATATGTGtataaaaccaccaaaaaacCACAAGCTCAGTTTGACAGAAATTTGTGCAAAAATGGTAGAATAGAGAAAAGTCTAGAATTCACAGAAACTGCTTgttaaatgacagaaaactCTTCTTTTGGGCCTTTCTGAAACCTTCTCCAAAACTTCACATGAGGATGTCAGACCTCAACAAGATGagactttattaaaaataagtaaaacacataaaggactttaaataaaaggcttttattttgtaggactTCAGTCAGACTGAACTGGTCAAAGTGTGTCAGAGCTTGAAGCCCTTTGCTGCTGAAGAGTCTGAATGACtgtttagaatagaatagaaaataaaaagaaaagaatgataGAAAAAAGGGATAGAACAGAAAGGGATGAAGTTAAAAAGTACAGAAAGGAATAGAAAAATTACATAAAGAAAGGATGTAATAGAAAAGAgttaaaaattatataaaagaatagtaaaaatagaaaagaaaatgataaaagacgataaaaaaatagaagaatagagaattaattagaaaaaaaaggttagaaaaaaatttgaaaacaataTATTAGAAATtactaaaacagtaaaaaaaattgtagaatagaatagaaaaaaggagaaaagaaaaaatagaaaatgaatttaTTGGAAAATGAGAGaataaattagaataaaaaagaaaatgacagattagaaaagaatagaatggtaaaaaaaaagaaaattgtagaATTGTagagaatagaaaaatgaaaaggatgGATTGGAAAACAATAGAATATAATAAATTAGACTAAAATAGACTATCGGCATTTTCACTGGTACAATAAATTAAGGTGCTCTTTGCACAGCtcttcatttataaaaaataaaaataaattattcttTTAATAAATTCTTTAAGTCTTATAatcaaaaaggttttaatacagaaaaaaaaccacttagacttaaaatgatcatttctggAAGAAATATTTGGTTTTTCTCCACAAATGTCCATCAACCTGAGAACTTTTTCTggaccaaaaacaaaagtgaagatTGTCGCCTGAAAAGTTTATCCTACGCGGAAACTCGTAAACTTTGACCAGTGTGTTTCCCCCTGAGACGCTGACATGAACGTGGCTGCGGCGTCTTTCCCCAACGCCTTCCTGCACGTTCGTGCGCCTTCGTCAAACCTGCAGAGAGACGGGACGAAAGGCCGCACGTCCCAGAGCAACAACCGGGTTtcattgttttagtttctgaGCAAATATTGACAGAAAGCCGACTCACAAACGCACATTATGTAATCAAAACATCACTCATCCATTCACAGAAATGGAGCTCAGGCTCCCACCCGcctgttgagaaaaaaaaagaatccttttatttatttctaattaaatCAATCCCTGAATTTATttgtgtgcaaaaacaaaaccgaAAGCAGGATTCCCCTCTGCTCCGTCACATTTGCTGTCCCAGGACCGCACAGGTcttcctgcagcacacacacacacacacattcttttCTGTTCATCCATTGTGGTTCTTCTCTCTGGAAAGTCCTGGTCTGCTCACTTCTCTGACCAACGACCTCCTCGGTCCAGATGGAGGAACCTGCTCAAAGTCACAGCAGAGGGAAACTGTCGGTGTTTTCCATCCAGCGACACATTCTGCCATGTTTGCCGCGTCCAGATGCTCCAGAGTTCTCTACATCGCATGTGAAACTCCTATCATCGTAACGGCCTGGATATGTTTTAACAAACACTTCTAAGCATTCGCTGTATGTGACGGCTGGACTATcaaatcggagtccctgattggtcaactggTTTCAATTTCTATTGTTCTTATATCCCGAAAAAAGACGTACAACTTGTGTAGCTATGCGTGAACGCAGGGGTTTTGAATGCGGAACACCAGAAAGCGCACGTACGTGCTTTTACAGACTTCTCAGCCCGCTGTGAGCGTGGCTTCACTTGGACCAATCGCTGCTCAGCGACgtcatctggttccaacatggtggtgtCTAGATTGCGTGAAAATGGCGGCTAAATTGACCTTATTTGGTTGTAGCCAGGAGTTCGCTCGCTCCAGTTTTCATAAACAGTCGCTGGTTTGGAGTCatcgtaaaaaaataaaaaaataaaaaaaggctgctTACCGTCTGAAACTGTGGGGGCAGCTCTTCACTGATTGACTGACAGCCGGCCCGTCCAATGAGAGCGCTCCAAAGTGTGCAGTGGTCCAACGGTCCTGTCGGCCTCAAACCTCCCACCTGTTAACCAGATCACGAGCCAGCTTACTGTCGGCAGAACACCTGAAAGGAGCCAAAGCCTCAGTCCCGGCTGCCTGTCCGGGCCGATGTTTGCAGGACAAATGGTCAGATCTGTTCGCGGTATGCAGGTGACCTTCAGGAAATGTCAAGGTCAAGTATCAAGGCGCCTGCGCTTCCCTTaggatgcagccgctcctcttaGGGGCCCGGGTGCAAGTGACAAAGGCTCTACCAAATGAGTGGGGTTCAAACCTATCTGCAACGACGTGGAGTCTCCGCGGTTCTCCTCTCCCTCCAGACTCAGGCAGTCCGAGTCGCAGCATTCGCACACGGCGCCGTTCCCGTCGGTGGCTCGCCAGCTGAAGGACAGAAACCACCCTGACAAACCTGCGCCTCcgtaaaacaatgaaataaaacaaagagctgaaagccGCTCCGCTCGTGCTGACCTGAAGGTGGCTCTGTGGAAGAAACAGGCTTTGTCCAGGTGGCTGTGGTGGCTCCGCTTGGGGGCGGCTTTGAGGTGGCAGCTGATGAACATCTgagggaaaacagagacgtcTCCTTAACCGGGACCTGATGTCATGTTCTGATCCCTTtgaaagcgtttccagtggtctcttAGTCATGACTGCACCGTTTTTAGCcaacaatttaaaaacctgtgtcattttctagcatctgcagagcagcaggagttcattagaaattagaaatacgcccttttttttggtctgctcctgattcatgagtatttcaataaaaaaatactcggaaatgcaatTGAAATCTTGATTTTGAGATCAGAGAAATGCCTCAGTAACTTGtttaaacaccattttcatcagactgCGGTCCTTAAATCCATACCCGCCATGCTAAAAGTCTATTCAGTACCTGGTCCACAGGTGTCTTTCTGAAGCGGAAAGCCTGGACGCTGAAGCACAGCCGGTCATCCCGCTGCCTGGGCAGGAATCTGGATGAAGATCCTGGCAGGACACTGTCCATTAGACATCTGCAACAGGAGGAATTTAGGGACAAAGAAACATCATGGATCTCATCTCCAGCTCCTGTCGTGTCATCTGACCGAGAAAACGGACCCGTGTTTGGTTATGAAGCTGTATCTGAGCTCGGAGAGGGGgtcaggctgcacggtggcggcGCAGTGGTCCACATACAGAGTGAGGGGGGGGTGCAGCGCCGAATCCACAGCGGCCTCCAAAAACACTGCTTCCCCCTGCTGGAACACAGAGGAGCTGCGCGCGGAGGCGCATTCATCTGTGCAGGAGGagcacagaaaaacagacaggtgagacattgttgttgttgttgttgttttaaagtcGGGGCTGAACAGGATGAATTCACCCGCCATGATACGAAGGGAGAAGCGCAGGAGGCCGAAGCCGCGGATGCTGGACGTCATCGGTATCCAGGTCGGCATCAGTGGCTCTCCTATAACTTTCTGCTTCCTGATCTCAACAGGAAAACATAAattatacacaaaaaaaaacacttttttatagTCTAGCCTCACCTTTCATAGTAGCACTCAACAGGTATGACTGTGGTCACGCCGCGGACGATCACGCTGCCGGTGGCGGTGGGAAGGATAGCCGGGAAGAGCAGCAGCTGATTGGAGTACAAGAGCCAATCCCCGTCAACCTGCAGGCCaataaaaaacatcttatttttatGTAATCATAAACCAGTAATCATTTCACGTTTTACTTCAGATCTGTTCATTCATTTAGTCTCCAAACAATTGAacacaaaatatacaaaatagTAAATCAAAGGAGAAAGATTTTAAATCTCAGTGAGGTTTTTACTTTGTCCTTATTTAtagtttattttcagtttttcatatttaatttggtttaattaaagctttttaaacatttatatatattttatcagTACATCTTCTTTCTTGAGGCACATTTTTttgaagtttctttttatttgccaTACTTTAAATTGCGTTTAACTTAAAGATACATTTGCTGTAAAAAGTAgcattgaagtttattttatcaagTTTCCTTGAGTATAAGCATAGCAAGTATACTATAGACGATGTGTAGTGTAAGTGTACTAACCTCTTCATAGTAAATTAAAACGTTTTAGGTTTATAGAAAAAACTTTAGGTTTCCTGCCTCATTTTAGGGATAattgaaatgcatttaaatgggattttataaataaaaacaattgaaaagtcATTAAAATATCCCAAAAATCATTGATAAATCTCACGGTAGTTTAAAAGTGTTTATTCTTAATAAATAAGTCAACGTTTTCTAAGTTAGACCAAATACTATTGATTTTCATTAATAAGTAGATACACTCTTTAAAAGTACGAGATTcagtaaaatctttaaaagattttttaaaccaataagTTTATATTTACTGGAGTTATTagaattatttacaaaaacactttaaaacttaaaaataattgaaaatgaTACCACTTTTGTTATGAAGTAGCaggaatttataaaaaaaaaattagaggaCCTAGCTGCAGACCTGAACATCCACAACCGGAAGTCCTCGACCGGAAACGGAATTCTCCCCGTAtctagaggaaaaaaaaaactttcttctaACTGGCGACCCTAACAGTTACTTTTTTTCCGTTTTGAGTTTGAATAAAAGTTTCTTCTACAGCTGTAAGCTCTCGAACATGAACGTTTTTTAATCGCCTGAACTGCCATGTGGTGCATTGTGGGAGTTGACGTTTACAGACTTTCTAATTTGCCTTAGAAATATCGTGAAATTAGGTGCAGAAAAGGTATctgaacatttcaaaataaaatgactatgactaaaacataattttatttgttgtaaCCTACAATAGAAAGTTTTTGTAAAAGGTAATTATAAATCTCACTCAGGTTTTGAGCTAACTTTTCTCACCCTGGACTCGGTTCCGCAATCCTGCAGCCCCGCAGACAGAACCATCACCTCGGTGTCGGTTCCGGGCCTCTCGGGTCCACAGGTCGAGTTCCATCCGAGCCGAATGAGCTCCGGACTGAACGGGGTGTTTGTTTTCCGGAAGAACTCCCTCTGAACGGTTATTCTCATCTTGTTTTCTTCACATTGTATTTTAAGCTCCTCGTTCTCCGGGTTTTCTAACGTGTGCTCCTGTGATGCGCAACAGAAGAACAATAAAACTGCGACGAATTTCCTCATTTTAGGATATTTTAATATTGTGGACATTGTGGGAAAAGGAGGGGAACTGGAAAACACAATATTAGCCGCTAATTAGCGTTATTTCTGGCCGGCTGGTAGGATCCATTCGAAGACGCATAGAAAACTCTGTAAATCTgtattattaaaatataaaaatacttGTACTTAATTTCTAATGGTAAAttttcaaataatattttttcaatcatctacttttatttgtaaatttcaataaaaattacATTCAAACGTAACGTTTACAGTAAAATCGCAATGTTGAAAAACTCAACTTTTTTTCCTCGAACTCGGCATGACGAGAAactgtttttggcgtttttaaagtagtttttgcttaaagtaaaaaaacacgCACACGCATTGTTATAAAATTATTCTGTCGGGTTTAAGAGCTGTTTGGCGTTTTTTATagtagtttttgaaaataataatgataatttgAGACGTAGAGTTTGGACAATGAGTGTCCCTGAACGTATCAATACGAGTGAGCGCAGATCGGGGGGGGAAACTGTACTTTTTCTGTTGTAGTCAGGACTGGTTTTACATTCTCGGTTTCACGGACAACTGTTTGCCcttttataaaatactttttgcacaaaatgaagaaaaaacagataTTGATAGGGCTAATTGTTTACAGGGTGTAACTGAACGCACCAAGGCGAATAAGCAGTGTAGAAAGCGGAACcttgctgttttgtttcagtCAGGACTGATAGTACTGTTACACAAGAGCGCTCCCGGTTTGACGAACAGCTGTTTGGTGTTTCTAAGTAGTTTTTGctcaatatatatatagaaaacaATACTGAAAGCTAAACAAGTGTTTGATTAAAATTAATCACCGAATGTCTGAGGAGAAGATCGACTGGGGTGGGAAAGGACTAGAGGAGGGGAACTTCAGGAGAACCTTGATGAAGAACGTACATGAAGGTCTTCCCCAGCCCCTTAAAGAACCGGCTAGATGCTCCATGATCAGAGGGGACTACGTTTACTTTTACTATGGCTGTGATGGACAGGACGACCGGGGATGGGGGTGTGGGTATCGAACCGTCCAGACCATGTCCTCCTGGATCTGCTGCAACCGCCGCGGCGCAGAACGCAAAGCTGTCCCGAGTCTGCCGGAGATCCAGCAAGCCCTGGTGACCGTGAGGGACAAGCCCAGCTCCTTTTCCGGCTCCAGGGAGTGGATCGGGACCTTTGAGGGCTCcctggttctggatctcctcTATGAGGTCCCCTGTAAGCTGGTCCACATCCGCGGTGGAGCGGAGCTGGAGAGCATCGCAGTCCAGGAGCTCCATCGGCACTTCCAGGAGCACGGGTCTCCTGTCATGATGGGGGGCGACAGGGACAACTCCTCCAAGGGAATTTTGGGGGTGTGCACCGGGGCGGGCGGGAGCCACCTGCTGGTCCTGGACCCCCACTATTATGGGGGTCACCTGGAGAAGCAGGAGTTTCAGGGGAGAGGGTGGGTGTCCTGGAAGCGAGTGTCGTCTTTAGAACAGACCTCCTTCTATAATCTGTGTATGCCACAAACGCCAAAAAAGACGCCATAAAAAAACAGCCTGTCAGTTAAAAATGGATTTGAATGAGTTTGTGTTTGAATTCTGACTCTATGCTTCAATTGGAAAGTATTTTTCCCAACAACTGTGAGTCAGGGCCCTCTAGAGGTGGCTTTGTGCTATTACAGGTTcggcatttttctgatagtgGTGGACATTCATACAgataattaagctcaaaataactttttctaaAGATTCGGTGAACAAGAAGTAGATTAAAAGAAATGGCAATTGAAGCTGTGACATCACAGATACGCTGGGCGAGCCACAAGCgctccacttgtagacaaccaGATCCACATacaactttgttttccttgtatgAGGTGTAGGACTGGGAAGCTTcaaaattgctcgccatttttggaTCCACCCTGAGGTTAAGTGTGAGCTTGCAAGAGAGCGTGTAAACCAAGAACTCTCAACTATGGGGAGTGGAAGAGGGGCGGTGTTACTGTTTTTCCAATAAACTCCTGCAGCTATGCAGAAAGTATGTCTTgcattttaagtttgttttttttatcttatggAGCCCTGCAcgtgacattaaaaaaaccaCAACCCTGAAATCAATAATTTGTGGCACTGAattattgaa
This genomic window contains:
- the LOC101161757 gene encoding zona pellucida sperm-binding protein 3 isoform X4; the protein is MSTILKYPKMRKFVAVLLFFCCASQEHTLENPENEELKIQCEENKMRITVQREFFRKTNTPFSPELIRLGWNSTCGPERPGTDTEVMVLSAGLQDCGTESRVDGDWLLYSNQLLLFPAILPTATGSVIVRGVTTVIPVECYYERKQKVIGEPLMPTWIPMTSSIRGFGLLRFSLRIMADECASARSSSVFQQGEAVFLEAAVDSALHPPLTLYVDHCAATVQPDPLSELRYSFITKHGCLMDSVLPGSSSRFLPRQRDDRLCFSVQAFRFRKTPVDQMFISCHLKAAPKRSHHSHLDKACFFHRATFSWRATDGNGAVCECCDSDCLSLEGEENRGDSTSLQIGGRFEADRTVGPLHTLERSHWTGRLSVNQ
- the LOC101161757 gene encoding zona pellucida sperm-binding protein 3 isoform X3, encoding MSTILKYPKMRKFVAVLLFFCCASQEHTLENPENEELKIQCEENKMRITVQREFFRKTNTPFSPELIRLGWNSTCGPERPGTDTEVMVLSAGLQDCGTESRVDGDWLLYSNQLLLFPAILPTATGSVIVRGVTTVIPVECYYERKQKVIGEPLMPTWIPMTSSIRGFGLLRFSLRIMADECASARSSSVFQQGEAVFLEAAVDSALHPPLTLYVDHCAATVQPDPLSELRYSFITKHGCLMDSVLPGSSSRFLPRQRDDRLCFSVQAFRFRKTPVDQMFISCHLKAAPKRSHHSHLDKACFFHRATFSWRATDGNGAVCECCDSDCLSLEGEENRGDSTSLQIGVLPTVSWLVIWLTGGRFEADRTVGPLHTLERSHWTGRLSVNQ
- the LOC101161757 gene encoding zona pellucida sperm-binding protein 3 isoform X2, whose amino-acid sequence is MSTILKYPKMRKFVAVLLFFCCASQEHTLENPENEELKIQCEENKMRITVQREFFRKTNTPFSPELIRLGWNSTCGPERPGTDTEVMVLSAGLQDCGTESRVDGDWLLYSNQLLLFPAILPTATGSVIVRGVTTVIPVECYYERKQKVIGEPLMPTWIPMTSSIRGFGLLRFSLRIMAGEFILFSPDFKTTTTTTMSHLSVFLCSSCTDECASARSSSVFQQGEAVFLEAAVDSALHPPLTLYVDHCAATVQPDPLSELRYSFITKHGCLMDSVLPGSSSRFLPRQRDDRLCFSVQAFRFRKTPVDQMFISCHLKAAPKRSHHSHLDKACFFHRATFSWRATDGNGAVCECCDSDCLSLEGEENRGDSTSLQIGGRFEADRTVGPLHTLERSHWTGRLSVNQ
- the LOC101161757 gene encoding zona pellucida sperm-binding protein 3 isoform X1 yields the protein MSTILKYPKMRKFVAVLLFFCCASQEHTLENPENEELKIQCEENKMRITVQREFFRKTNTPFSPELIRLGWNSTCGPERPGTDTEVMVLSAGLQDCGTESRVDGDWLLYSNQLLLFPAILPTATGSVIVRGVTTVIPVECYYERKQKVIGEPLMPTWIPMTSSIRGFGLLRFSLRIMAGEFILFSPDFKTTTTTTMSHLSVFLCSSCTDECASARSSSVFQQGEAVFLEAAVDSALHPPLTLYVDHCAATVQPDPLSELRYSFITKHGCLMDSVLPGSSSRFLPRQRDDRLCFSVQAFRFRKTPVDQMFISCHLKAAPKRSHHSHLDKACFFHRATFSWRATDGNGAVCECCDSDCLSLEGEENRGDSTSLQIGVLPTVSWLVIWLTGGRFEADRTVGPLHTLERSHWTGRLSVNQ
- the ufsp1 gene encoding inactive Ufm1-specific protease 1, producing the protein MSEEKIDWGGKGLEEGNFRRTLMKNVHEGLPQPLKEPARCSMIRGDYVYFYYGCDGQDDRGWGCGYRTVQTMSSWICCNRRGAERKAVPSLPEIQQALVTVRDKPSSFSGSREWIGTFEGSLVLDLLYEVPCKLVHIRGGAELESIAVQELHRHFQEHGSPVMMGGDRDNSSKGILGVCTGAGGSHLLVLDPHYYGGHLEKQEFQGRGWVSWKRVSSLEQTSFYNLCMPQTPKKTP